A region from the Candidatus Limnocylindria bacterium genome encodes:
- a CDS encoding D-2-hydroxyacid dehydrogenase produces MTKIVVWSGFGGMANELPKLLTEDDVAVPKDESELATAAEAEVGIGTNNGSRVRKLFDAAPKLKWYHSVGAGVEDLVGVPEFRARGITLTNNSGSYDIQIAEHAMAFILAGAKRLHVYRDQQSRRNWKDHRQDEIRGATLVVYGLGSIGAEIARLGAAFGMRVIGVRRRVEPAPGVERIVPPEMLAEVAAEADYLAVAAPLTAATRGAVSRDVIGGMKKTAWIVNIARGAIVDEAALVDALQQGKLGGAGIDAFSTEPLPVDHPLWALENVIISPHSSNSSPHVRERTVALFVENLRRFKANEPLLNRVDLEAGY; encoded by the coding sequence GTGACCAAGATCGTGGTCTGGTCAGGCTTCGGCGGCATGGCCAACGAGCTTCCGAAGCTGCTAACGGAGGACGACGTCGCGGTCCCGAAGGATGAGTCGGAGCTCGCGACCGCGGCCGAAGCGGAGGTCGGCATCGGCACGAACAACGGCTCGCGCGTTCGAAAGCTCTTCGACGCGGCGCCCAAGCTGAAGTGGTACCACTCGGTCGGCGCGGGCGTCGAGGACCTCGTGGGCGTTCCGGAGTTCCGCGCGCGAGGCATCACGCTCACGAACAACAGCGGCTCGTACGACATCCAGATCGCCGAGCACGCGATGGCCTTCATTCTCGCCGGCGCGAAGCGGTTGCATGTCTACCGCGATCAACAGTCGCGACGCAACTGGAAGGACCACCGGCAGGACGAGATCCGCGGTGCGACGCTCGTGGTGTACGGCCTGGGCAGCATCGGGGCGGAGATCGCCCGGCTCGGGGCAGCGTTCGGCATGCGCGTCATCGGCGTGCGCCGCCGCGTCGAGCCGGCTCCCGGCGTCGAACGCATCGTGCCGCCGGAGATGCTCGCGGAGGTGGCAGCCGAGGCCGACTACCTCGCGGTGGCCGCGCCGCTTACCGCCGCGACGCGCGGCGCGGTGTCACGCGACGTCATCGGCGGGATGAAGAAGACCGCGTGGATCGTGAACATCGCGCGCGGTGCGATCGTGGACGAGGCCGCGCTCGTCGACGCATTGCAGCAAGGGAAGCTCGGCGGCGCGGGTATCGACGCGTTCAGCACCGAGCCGCTGCCCGTGGATCATCCACTGTGGGCGCTCGAGAACGTGATCATCAGCCCGCATTCGTCGAACTCGTCGCCTCACGTGCGCGAGCGCACCGTCGCGCTCTTCGTCGAGAACCTGCGGCGCTTCAAAGCGAACGAGCCGCTGCTCAACCGCGTCGACCTCGAGGCGGGGTACTGA
- a CDS encoding aminotransferase class I/II-fold pyridoxal phosphate-dependent enzyme, which yields MRTARVKLAARTAGFTESVIREMTRLNAVHGGINLAQGFPNFAAPQALKDAAKRAIDADINQYAITWGAKSLRDALSRTYADLYGMAVDPETMLTVTCGATEAMISTLLALVDPGDEVIVLEPFYENYGPDADIAGARPVYVALRPPENVFDRDELRKAFGPRTKAIIVNTPNNPTGRVFTRDELTFIASLCIEHDVVAVTDEIYEHIRYEGEHFPMATLPGMAERTVTISGASKTFSVTGWRVGWIVAPPELTAGIRKVHDFVTVGAPAPLQEAVAAGLALGRPYYASLSAEYRKRRDLLVPALESAGFAPRKPEGAYYVLCDITPFGFDDDTEFAHWLVSEVGVAGVPGSSFYSEPALGKHLIRFTFCKTHDVLAAAAERLMRTRELAAKRR from the coding sequence ATGCGCACCGCGCGCGTGAAGCTCGCGGCGCGCACGGCGGGGTTCACCGAGTCCGTCATCCGCGAGATGACGCGGCTCAACGCCGTCCACGGCGGCATCAATCTCGCGCAGGGCTTCCCCAACTTCGCCGCGCCGCAGGCGCTCAAAGACGCCGCGAAGCGCGCGATCGACGCGGACATCAACCAGTACGCGATCACCTGGGGCGCCAAGTCCCTGCGCGACGCGCTGTCGCGGACCTACGCCGATCTTTATGGGATGGCCGTGGACCCCGAGACGATGCTCACCGTGACCTGCGGGGCGACCGAGGCGATGATCTCGACCCTTCTCGCGCTCGTCGATCCCGGCGACGAGGTCATCGTGCTCGAGCCGTTCTACGAGAACTACGGCCCAGACGCCGACATCGCCGGCGCGCGCCCGGTGTACGTCGCGCTGCGGCCGCCTGAGAACGTGTTCGATCGCGACGAGCTGCGCAAGGCGTTCGGTCCCCGCACGAAGGCGATCATCGTGAACACGCCGAACAATCCCACCGGCCGCGTGTTCACGCGCGACGAGCTCACCTTCATCGCATCGCTCTGCATCGAGCACGACGTCGTCGCCGTGACCGACGAGATCTACGAGCACATCCGCTACGAGGGCGAGCACTTCCCGATGGCGACGCTGCCCGGCATGGCCGAGCGCACGGTGACGATCTCGGGCGCGAGCAAGACGTTCTCGGTCACGGGCTGGCGCGTCGGCTGGATCGTCGCGCCGCCGGAGCTCACCGCGGGGATCCGCAAGGTGCACGACTTCGTGACCGTCGGGGCACCGGCACCGCTGCAGGAAGCGGTCGCGGCCGGCCTCGCGCTGGGTCGTCCGTACTATGCCTCGCTCAGCGCCGAATATCGCAAGCGCCGCGATCTCCTCGTGCCTGCGCTCGAATCGGCGGGGTTCGCTCCCCGCAAGCCGGAGGGCGCGTACTACGTCCTCTGCGACATCACGCCGTTCGGCTTCGACGACGACACCGAGTTCGCGCACTGGCTCGTGTCAGAGGTCGGCGTCGCCGGCGTGCCGGGCTCCTCCTTCTATTCGGAGCCTGCGCTTGGGAAACACCTCATCCGCTTTACGTTCTGCAAGACGCACGACGTGCTCGCCGCCGCGGCCGAGCGCCTGATGCGGACACGGGAGCTCGCGGCGAAGCGGCGCTAG
- a CDS encoding endonuclease/exonuclease/phosphatase family protein, translating to MQTALVIAGAIGFWLGIQTLRFFFAMVVWNVAEDQLPTIVGLVALAVWSVGLLGWVAARIAGGPRPVYRWAALLGVLIVVRQVVSDEAATAALAFAGVIVWLWWLPAYVNEAARHGASRLVALAAVLGIAAQVAGQLALHGLDVPYLVGAGGWVAAIVLAALFILVTRVAAQEADCPPAGTSWGAIAIGPFLFLQLTLLANIGFIEALGGWELAIAGLVIELSLVAAALALMWIPGRVPMAVVGAVTLLCVLAVPLGGIATFAVVPAQAGLVVVLTGALSESGGRRTYLASYAGAMLFFVFTFAAYADYANRTATFVWPVAVVAVALLALGASGAARVRTRRSPIAAGVVGLVGVLLSFVPSNTAQVAVAPASGELTVFDYNIHQGFDLHGLPALPRVADVIAASNPDVITLQEVNRVWDLAGGVDSYSWLRWRFGGYQSVFGAMNGVHFGNAIFSRYRIANSGTVHFPIAASGIPRGFAWALIAAPAGDVFVTATHLTPYDRGQEIRERGEQAAAITAFATNYGRGRAIHAGDYNDDRSKPAVTTMVAAGLIDALAGQGLGAAMTFTSSGSPFDPPGEEQLDYIFVTKDIEVLSAQILQVTTSDHRPLVVRVRFR from the coding sequence TTGCAGACCGCACTCGTAATCGCCGGCGCCATCGGTTTCTGGCTCGGCATCCAGACGCTCCGCTTCTTCTTCGCGATGGTCGTGTGGAACGTCGCGGAGGATCAGCTTCCGACGATCGTCGGGCTCGTCGCGCTCGCCGTCTGGTCGGTCGGGCTCCTGGGCTGGGTGGCAGCACGCATCGCGGGCGGCCCGCGTCCGGTGTACCGGTGGGCCGCGCTGCTCGGGGTCCTCATCGTCGTGCGCCAGGTCGTGAGCGACGAAGCGGCGACCGCGGCCCTCGCGTTCGCAGGCGTGATCGTCTGGCTCTGGTGGCTCCCCGCGTATGTCAACGAAGCCGCGCGACACGGCGCATCGAGACTCGTCGCGCTCGCGGCGGTCCTCGGGATCGCCGCGCAGGTCGCGGGACAGCTCGCGCTGCACGGCCTGGACGTGCCGTACCTCGTCGGTGCCGGAGGCTGGGTCGCCGCCATCGTGCTCGCGGCGCTGTTCATCCTCGTCACCCGCGTGGCGGCGCAGGAGGCTGACTGCCCGCCGGCCGGCACATCGTGGGGCGCGATCGCGATCGGTCCGTTCCTGTTCCTGCAGCTCACGCTCCTGGCGAATATCGGGTTCATCGAAGCGCTCGGCGGCTGGGAGCTTGCGATCGCGGGTCTGGTGATCGAGCTGTCGCTCGTCGCCGCCGCTCTCGCGCTCATGTGGATCCCGGGTCGGGTGCCGATGGCGGTCGTAGGCGCGGTGACGCTGCTCTGCGTGCTCGCCGTGCCGCTCGGCGGCATCGCGACGTTCGCGGTCGTGCCCGCGCAGGCCGGCCTCGTCGTCGTGCTCACCGGCGCGCTCAGCGAATCGGGCGGGCGGCGCACGTACCTTGCGTCGTACGCAGGAGCGATGCTCTTCTTCGTCTTCACCTTCGCGGCCTACGCCGACTACGCGAACCGGACCGCGACGTTCGTGTGGCCCGTTGCGGTGGTCGCGGTCGCCCTTCTGGCGCTCGGGGCATCGGGCGCGGCGAGGGTACGCACAAGGAGGTCACCCATAGCGGCAGGCGTTGTCGGTCTCGTGGGCGTTCTGCTGAGCTTCGTGCCATCGAACACGGCGCAGGTCGCGGTCGCGCCGGCGTCGGGCGAGCTCACCGTGTTCGACTACAACATCCACCAGGGCTTCGACCTGCACGGCCTGCCCGCGTTGCCGCGCGTCGCCGATGTGATCGCGGCGAGCAATCCCGACGTCATCACGCTCCAGGAAGTGAATCGCGTCTGGGATCTGGCGGGCGGCGTCGACAGCTACTCGTGGCTGCGATGGCGGTTCGGCGGATACCAGAGCGTGTTCGGAGCGATGAACGGCGTGCACTTCGGCAACGCGATCTTCAGCCGCTACCGCATCGCCAACTCAGGCACGGTGCACTTTCCCATCGCGGCGAGCGGTATTCCTCGTGGCTTCGCGTGGGCGCTGATCGCCGCTCCGGCCGGCGACGTGTTCGTGACCGCGACGCACCTGACCCCGTACGACCGCGGCCAGGAGATACGAGAGCGGGGCGAGCAAGCCGCCGCCATCACCGCCTTCGCGACCAACTACGGCCGCGGGCGCGCGATCCACGCCGGCGACTACAACGACGATCGCAGCAAACCCGCGGTGACGACGATGGTCGCCGCTGGCCTGATCGACGCGCTGGCCGGTCAAGGACTTGGGGCAGCGATGACCTTCACGTCATCGGGGAGCCCGTTCGATCCGCCCGGCGAGGAGCAGCTCGACTACATCTTCGTGACGAAGGACATCGAGGTGTTGAGCGCGCAGATCCTTCAAGTGACGACGTCGGACCACCGCCCGCTCGTCGTGCGGGTGCGCTTCCGCTGA
- a CDS encoding MBL fold metallo-hydrolase, which translates to MTRVRFIGSGDSFASGGRFQTCILVDADGYRSLIDCGATSLVALKRAGVDPGSIDAVLLTHFHGDHCGGVPYLILDGQFTKRERPLAVAGPPGVRERMTAVFEAALPTSSRTEQRFGVTYVELGEKATRIGPLEVVAMPVAHLPETVPHGLRARVDGRVVAYTGDTEWCGALPRLADAADLFIAEAYSFEKRIPQHLSHADLLAHRSDLRARRIVLTHAGAETLARHDKLAWPLAADGTEIEI; encoded by the coding sequence GTGACGCGCGTCCGCTTCATCGGAAGCGGCGACTCGTTCGCCAGCGGCGGGCGCTTCCAGACGTGCATCCTCGTCGACGCCGATGGCTACCGTTCTCTCATCGACTGTGGCGCGACATCGCTCGTCGCGCTGAAGCGAGCCGGCGTCGACCCTGGCTCCATCGATGCCGTTTTGCTCACGCACTTCCACGGTGACCACTGCGGCGGTGTTCCGTACCTGATCCTCGACGGCCAGTTCACGAAGCGCGAGCGGCCGCTCGCCGTCGCGGGTCCACCCGGCGTGCGCGAACGGATGACGGCCGTGTTCGAGGCGGCGCTGCCGACGTCATCACGAACGGAGCAGCGCTTCGGCGTCACATACGTCGAGCTCGGCGAGAAGGCAACGCGGATCGGTCCGCTCGAGGTCGTCGCGATGCCGGTCGCGCACCTGCCCGAGACGGTGCCTCACGGACTCCGTGCGCGCGTCGACGGCCGCGTCGTCGCGTACACGGGCGATACGGAGTGGTGCGGCGCCTTACCCAGGCTTGCCGACGCCGCCGACCTCTTCATCGCCGAGGCGTACTCCTTTGAGAAGCGCATCCCGCAACACCTGTCGCACGCGGATTTGCTTGCACATCGCAGCGACCTGCGGGCCAGGCGGATCGTGCTGACGCACGCCGGGGCGGAGACACTCGCGCGGCACGACAAGCTCGCGTGGCCACTCGCCGCCGACGGCACCGAGATCGAAATCTGA